The following nucleotide sequence is from Ornithodoros turicata isolate Travis chromosome 2, ASM3712646v1, whole genome shotgun sequence.
cactgaaaaggttagccagctgtaggactcgaacccacttcagtgacttccatctttcataattaatttcttaggcatttgaggctttgtatgtatttgtcctttgtatatgtgttccagcctcagaacatcagttatctcacATTTTACTTTCCCCAAATGCTCTCGGCAATGCTCCGGCCAGAACCACGGAAAGGCGTGAAAAATCTGTgagcggtaatccagaagatgtgggttcgagtcctacagctggctaaccttttcagtgacttccttctttcatcactaatttcttaggcacttgaggctttgtatctatttgtcctttctatgtgttccagcctcagaacatcaattgccctCATGTTCATTCCGTATTCGCACGGTTTCGCTCACCGGGTCAAAAAGGTGGCTGCGTTCCATGCAGTTAAAGTCCTTATCGGTGTCCTTATAAACTGTCCAGACTAATTCCTAAGGTCAACCGACCTAGACAGGGCGCCGGCTGCACAGTAAACAACCGCAATAAGTTTGTTGCGTGCAATACAGAAGTTGTGTATTTTCTGCCGTTTAGTTGTGGCAGTCAGTACACAGGTCAGACCTCAAAGTGCATCAACGAATGCCTTCGGTGGTATAAAAAGCGCACTGAGTCTGGCTCGCTTGACACGGCCCAGACACTGAAAAGTCATTTGGACTCATGTCCGAACAATGGACCTTTTTTGAGTAAGCATATGCGCATGCTCAGTCACGGTGTAAAGGAAGATAATGAACTTTTGTCTGCTACGTGGCTCGTGAATTCGAGCCAGATCCATATGGGCTCAGTCATCACTGTCATTCAGTACGGAGATATCGTCATATAGTTACTGTCATTAAACGGTAGCATCTCTTCCATACGGGCGTCTTGATTCCTCTTCTTGTAACACACGGCTGCCATGTTTTGGGTTAGGTAATCGGTGTCAAGGTTGCGCAGTCATTCGAGGCCGACACTTGACGAAGCTTTGTACTCGTAATCAGTACAATGCTCTTTCACTTTTTCCGCATTCTTTTtacaatcttctcttgctaccaCCACATcctcatcccatttatgtgtgtgtgtgtgtgttctcttGCTACTTCCCCACGCGACGCGACGCGCCAGTCTGAAAAGCGCCCCTCGCTCATTTGGGGTTAAAATACGACGTTTTGCATTCCGACGCCAGGGCGACACGTacatggaaaaggtccattgtcaCCCCGTCTTCGAGGAAGCCGTGGTCAAGTGCAGTCACCCCACCCGCCGCGGTAGGGAGTAGTACAGTCCGCTAGTACAGTCTGCCGCGATATGTGCTGTATCGCTGCACAAGACGCACGATTGTCGTTTTCCGTCAAActtcattagtgagttttagtacatcatacgctatcgcctttgcttacgtaaggaatagcgttgatagttctgcgcacgccgataacagaaagagagctttgcgcagtgcgcagaaccgccaacgctatcggttacgtacgctatcgcctttgcgtacgatgtactagaACAACAATACAGTACAGTTTAGGAAGCCGAACGGCACCGTGTTCCGTTCGTCGTGCGTTGTTAGCTTGTGATGGTTGAATGTTTTCTCGATTCGTCTCAGACGTTCGGTCCGTTGAATCATGCTGTGCTGCGTTTTGTCCAGCCGCTGAAGTGTTTGTCTTGACTAACAATCACTCTTCTGCCTGAAACACTGTGGTGCCAACACGATTTTGATATTCTATCTGCCGAATATACCCTTCTTCAAACTCCTCTTCTGTTTATAAAGATTCAATTTGGGAGTCGACATCCTTAAGAGCGTTGATGTTGTTGAGCCAATATAAACGTTCCTTCAATTCGTAGGTTACATTCTGCTGTTGCTATACGCTGTTCGATGTCATGAACGAGGGTCGTTATCTGTGTGCGCAACACCTTTCTTTTCTTGAAGAGCTGAGGCCTTTCCATGATGCAGACGATATCGATTTAGTCTTTCTGTAGTCCTCCCTGTCACAGTACGGTCGGCGTTCGAGGTTTCGGCACCAGTTTGTGGAAGACTAGATAGAGAGATGGGTAAACGAGGGGTTTATTGAAATGAGTGGAAAAGGAATGAATCAGGTGTAAGGCACACACGTGCGTGGTAGGCAGGTGAAGATCGTTGTGTTCTTCATAGATATTCAACAGTTCAAGTCTCAGCGTCTGTGCAGCCCGTCCATATAACCCCTCTTAGTGTGTATATGCCAAGGGCGACGTCAGGCACAGGGCCTgaacgttaaaggggcactctTCATCAGTAAACAAAAAGTAGTGACAAAGCAACGTAAGTGAATGTCGGTAACATAATTTTACCCCGCATCCACCCGGAGTAATTTTTACTCCTTTGCAGGGTTAAGTTATACTGCTGGGCGACAGTGTAACACGCTTTCGAACAAAGGAGCGAACAGTGTGCTAAAAAAGAGCGATCTCAGTGATTTTACACTGCGTAAGGGTTGGGTATACTTTTCCTACAGCATAGCCTATGTTGAGAGCTACTCCCCTATAGGACAGTAGTCACCTACTCAGACAGAGTACTTGTATGTTGAAACGAGTCATGTTACCTAAATTCTCAGCAGTTAATCCCGCAGTACGCATTAGCAAGTTAGCCGCTACGGAGCATCGGAGCTGTGTGTATTGATAGACTTTTCTATGTGCATGTTAGTATCTCAACACTAGAAGTACATTCATACCTATAGTTGAATCCTGACAATTCAGTTCAGTTTTATAAAATAACTTTCTTGTTTCCAAGCGCAGGATACAAGATGTGGCATGCGTTCTTCGTTTCTGTTGTGACCCTATTGCTTGCCAACGTGACTAACGTTGGGGCAACGCAACCGCATTCGGGAAATCTGCACTACTTCTGCGACCACCATCAGTGCTGCCCTTCCGAAGATTCACCAACGTGGATGTTCTGTCCCAACCGAGATATTTCAGAAATCCACCAAGTGTCTATCTCTGGTAAAGTGGTAATGCTCAACCTGCGCGAAAACCTCATAAAATCGTTGGACAACTCGTCCTTCGCCAACGCATCTGGCCTTCAGGTTCTGGACCTTTCGTTTAACAAAATCGACACGGTTGGTGCTTTCTCCTTTACAAGACTAACTCGTCTGACCGCGCTCTCTCTGGCACACAATCGGTTGTGGAGTATAATGCGAGACACATTCGCGGGACTCGAAAACCTTTTGAAGTTAGATATGGGTTACAACAGGATTCAGTTATTCTTTGGAGATGACTTCGAACGCTTGACTAACCTGGACGAGCTCATCCTTGAACACAATCCTTTGATTCACCTGGATGCTGAAAGATTCTTACATGTCAAACGGCTTCGCTCCCTCAACCTAAATAGCGTCGGCCTGCGTGCCTTGGAAAGGGACTTGCTAAGTAGCGTCCCCTGGCTTACGACTTTGGTCCTTTCGGGAAACGCGTTCGAGGAAATTCCATCTGTTGCATTGGAAAACTTGAGTTTTCTGAAAACACTAGATATGAGCCGGAATCCAGTGAAGGTGTTGCAACGGTCAAGCTTCCGTAATCTTCCATCACTGCGCACACTGATCTTGAACGACCTATACTCGCTGTCCAGCATCGATGCCTTTGCCTTTGGAGAATTGCAGTCACTGAAAGAGCTTTACCTAAACTACAACTCGAAGCTGAAGCGGATCGACGATGTCGCGTTTATTTCACCGCATACAGGCGAGATGGTCAGTCTTGAGGAGCTGCACCTGCGGCAGACTGCCTTGGAATTGCTGTCACCACGGTTGATCCAGTGGGATAAAATGGCTGTGGTTGATCTCTCTGAAAACCCTTGGCATTGTGATTGCGGCCTTGCATGGATGTTGAAGTTGGGGCAGAAGATAAAGGCAGATCCACATTTGAGGTGAGTTTGTTAATCATACAATTTAACGCAAAGTATCTCTACTTCCCGATTTCTAAAGTAGAAAATGATAAAATGAAGCAAACTGAtaaggcctaacaaggacggatccaggatttttagGAGGGGGccagccatggacagcatgctagaCATGCGATCtagggtcaattaaacactatatgaagacagaaattCAGGAGGGGGTCAGGATATCAGGACTCCCCtctagatcccccccccccctgggccTACTTATAGAAAGATATGGATGTGTAGCGGTTGGCAGGAAAGGAGACTGAGAACTGGTTGCTGTTCTGTCGGAAGCCAGAACCGGACTGGCCCGACATTTATTTCTCGCGCCCCGTGCGCCAGAGGCGCTGGCGGTGTCGCTGGCAGTGTGGCTGCTACAGGGCCTCCCGTCTAGCGCTCTGCTGGAGGCAGAGAGCGATAGCAGTGATAGTGAGCAAGCGTCGGGGACCATGCGACGTGGCGAGTGGCCGGAGGTGAATCTATCGGCTAGCAAGAAGCGGAGATGAGCAGCAGGCGTCCAGCTTCTGAACAGAGAGCGCGGGTGGGAGGCATGAATGCTCGAGGTAGGCCGGCTTCAGTCGGTGGAGCGAGATGGTGTCTTGCCGGCCGTTTATCGAGATGGTGAAGTGATGTGGGTCCTTCTGGACGACGGGAAATAGTCCCGTGTATGAGGGTTGCAACGGCTTCTTCACGGCATCGACACGGACAAAAACGTGGGTGCATGTGCTCAAGTCTGGGTGCCGGTAACCGGAAGAGGAATGTGCTGAGCGGGTGGGGCGGGACGGAGGTTGGCCATGATACGACGAAGGCGAGAAACGTAGTCTAGCGTCGAGTCGGGCACAGGGTCTTCGGACGGGGCGAGGAGTTCGCCGGGAAGTCGAAGGGTTGCCCCATAAACCATCTCGGCGACGGTGGGTGCTGTCGAGTCGGGGACAGGAACGGCCTCGGGCCACCGGGTGTACCGGTCGATGATCGTGAAGATGTATTTGTGGCCTTGGCTGGGTGGGAGGGGTCCGACGAAATCGATGTGGATGTGATCAAACCGATGATCCGGAGGCAGGAAGGATGCGGGGGCTGGTCCAGTGTGCCGCTGGATCTTGGTGAGTTGACAAGGCACGCAAGATCGCACCCAAGGCTTAATGTCCGCGTTCTTCCATATCAGGTGATTATATCCATATAGGATATGGATCTGCACGTACTGCATGACACATTAGCAATgtccaaaagaagaaaaaagacaaaaagcGGTTAAGGTATTCATAATGCacaaagaaaatgtgagaaacCTGCCAGAAAAGAAGCATATTCCTCAGAACTGCAGCTGCTGTTCGCAGCATGGATAGGGCTTGTTTGGTGGTGCTGCTCGCCGTTTCTGATCCGTAGGTTTGCTTTGCTGCTGAATATCCACGACCGTTTGTGAGGCGATGCCTGAACACAGCGTATTTCGTAAATATTAATAATCTATTCATAAATATTTCAGCGATATGTATTTTTTCCTTCCGAAACCAAACGAAGCCAAACCTACGGGTCGTAGTAAGCTTCATTACCATATTATTGTATACAAAAAACTGTGTGGCATCTCACTGTTTgtacttaaagggagactccgcaccgaAACCGTGTTGAAGTAACAGTGTGACATCAATCCATACCGTATGATGTTTCAGTGGACACAATTTGTCATCCCCAGAtggcacagataattagaaaacgaatattttcc
It contains:
- the LOC135385577 gene encoding carboxypeptidase N subunit 2-like, encoding MWHAFFVSVVTLLLANVTNVGATQPHSGNLHYFCDHHQCCPSEDSPTWMFCPNRDISEIHQVSISGKVVMLNLRENLIKSLDNSSFANASGLQVLDLSFNKIDTVGAFSFTRLTRLTALSLAHNRLWSIMRDTFAGLENLLKLDMGYNRIQLFFGDDFERLTNLDELILEHNPLIHLDAERFLHVKRLRSLNLNSVGLRALERDLLSSVPWLTTLVLSGNAFEEIPSVALENLSFLKTLDMSRNPVKVLQRSSFRNLPSLRTLILNDLYSLSSIDAFAFGELQSLKELYLNYNSKLKRIDDVAFISPHTGEMVSLEELHLRQTALELLSPRLIQWDKMAVVDLSENPWHCDCGLAWMLKLGQKIKADPHLRCRSPSHLEGRLIPDMHPEEFICKPPRWSILTISLMLGGILVAMAFVALLIVTRRRRAAVKQMAYRRVENDVVEEKEL